A single window of Meiothermus sp. DNA harbors:
- a CDS encoding xanthine dehydrogenase small subunit — protein sequence MVEISFLLNGQTVRVSNIDPHTTVLSWLRQQGLIGSKEGCAEGECGACAVLLLRPDGQGSRLEAVNGCLLFLPSLAGQEVWTVEGLAQGDRLHPAQEAMLQGGSQCGYCTPGFVVSMAAEYYRKGRQGFDLEALSGNLCRCTGYRPIRDAALSLGEPPPSDPLARRLEQPAPPLGPVRYTAQRTYLRPTSLAELFQMQAEYPQARLLAGGTDLAVEANQRFVRAEALLDLSTLPELKTLRWEPAYVELGAGLTLSELERALQGRIPLLSAWFPLFASRLIRNRATLGGNLGTASPIGDGPPVLLALGAEVVLGGPSGERTLPLEAFFTGYRKTALVSGELIRAVRIPLPLAPLARFFKVAKRTLDDISTVAAAFALELEEGRVKRLRIGLGGVAPTPARAYQTEAFLLGKPWEERTVRAAAEVLRGEFQPISDHRGSAAYRRAMLGSLLLKFYQETQEVWV from the coding sequence GTGGTTGAAATCAGCTTTTTGTTGAATGGGCAAACCGTTCGGGTTTCCAATATAGATCCGCACACCACGGTGCTCTCCTGGCTGCGCCAACAGGGCTTAATCGGTAGCAAAGAGGGCTGTGCCGAGGGGGAGTGTGGGGCCTGCGCGGTACTGCTTTTGCGGCCCGACGGTCAGGGTTCGCGCTTGGAAGCCGTAAACGGCTGCTTGCTGTTTTTGCCGAGCCTGGCGGGTCAGGAGGTCTGGACGGTGGAGGGGCTGGCCCAGGGGGATAGGCTCCACCCGGCACAGGAAGCCATGCTCCAGGGGGGCTCGCAGTGCGGCTACTGCACGCCGGGTTTTGTGGTGAGCATGGCCGCGGAGTACTACCGCAAGGGGCGGCAGGGCTTTGACCTCGAGGCCCTCTCCGGCAACCTCTGCCGCTGCACCGGTTACCGCCCCATCCGGGATGCCGCCCTTTCCTTGGGGGAGCCTCCACCGAGCGACCCCCTGGCCCGGCGGCTGGAGCAGCCCGCGCCCCCGCTGGGCCCGGTGCGCTACACCGCTCAGCGTACCTACTTGCGCCCAACCTCCTTAGCCGAGCTTTTCCAGATGCAAGCCGAGTACCCCCAGGCCCGGCTGCTGGCCGGGGGCACCGACCTGGCGGTGGAAGCCAACCAGCGCTTTGTCCGGGCCGAAGCCCTCCTTGACCTGAGCACCCTCCCTGAGCTGAAGACCCTGCGCTGGGAACCGGCCTATGTGGAGCTTGGGGCCGGCCTGACCCTCTCGGAGCTCGAGCGCGCCCTGCAGGGCCGCATTCCCCTTCTTTCGGCCTGGTTTCCCCTTTTCGCCTCCCGCTTAATCCGCAACCGGGCCACCCTGGGGGGCAACCTGGGGACGGCCTCGCCCATCGGCGATGGGCCCCCGGTGCTGCTGGCCTTGGGGGCCGAGGTGGTGCTGGGCGGCCCGTCAGGGGAGCGCACGCTGCCGCTGGAGGCTTTCTTTACCGGCTACCGCAAGACCGCTCTGGTGTCTGGCGAGCTCATCCGGGCGGTGCGGATACCCCTGCCTCTGGCCCCCCTAGCCCGCTTCTTCAAGGTGGCCAAGCGCACCCTGGACGACATCTCCACCGTGGCCGCGGCCTTCGCGCTGGAACTGGAGGAGGGCCGGGTGAAGCGGCTTCGCATCGGGCTGGGTGGGGTGGCCCCCACCCCGGCGCGGGCCTATCAGACCGAGGCCTTCCTCTTGGGCAAGCCCTGGGAGGAGCGCACCGTGCGGGCCGCCGCGGAGGTTTTGCGGGGCGAATTCCAGCCCATCAGCGACCACCGGGGCAGCGCAGCCTACCGCAGGGCGATGCTTGGGAGCCTGCTTTTGAAGTTCTACCAAGAGACCCAGGAGGTGTGGGTATGA
- a CDS encoding BTAD domain-containing putative transcriptional regulator: MLQIELLGFPRITREGQEVSLPRKAVALLAYLALEGDQPRSRLVGLLWGSQAETEARHSLRQVLYQIGKSSAGPHLRAARERLGLEDFWLDVQVFRERVEKQDWPPALALYRGTLLEGFELGEEGFALWLEEWRERLGRLWAKAQEGRAGALLASGQTPAALEHYLELIRHDPLQEHFHREAMRLYAALGQTEAALGQYRRLCEVLQQELALEPLPETQALAEQIRRRKAAPQVQPKASQGPFLYPPLVGREAALEQLEVAWQAGSILLIAGPAGVGKTRLAQAFLADKGPCTVLEGQPGDGPTPYASMTRWLHRALDTNPEASLKSWVRLEASRLVPGLSDTPPPPLDEAGQMRFFAALRELLTLAGSPVFLSEDAHYSDPWSLRALAAGLGGARLIATFRPDELAPEVAQRYQDWRQSQAALWLELEPLNEPQVAELVARLSGRPAQLFPRRLYQATGGNPLFVVETLRGLFESGALRLGEGDIWETPYDETTHDYAELPIAPSVRQTILRRLERQGAAVGRCLEVAALVADGSFDCTLLSEATALSDWEVSEALEQARRARLIDPAPEGYRFSHDLMARTIAEALGPDRRRLISARLARHYAGRGAHPARVAGYFEAAGQPQEAVGWWLQAAQQAHDLRAFCEADGYYRQALEAMPSGHPRRFEAASRRFYLGRQVGLCSPEAQLEQLEGLQQMAQTALEQAQVWFFRSMALDDRHDLTGALEASRQAYRYALQVSAAEAFYPLVFVTHYQRDLGLLEEAHQGGLEALQLAQSLTPYHQIEALLCHSLTLMLSGQPETALAHVAQAEAQMQRHSPAPSSFWLLQERVGGARARVLNSLGRFDEAAAQVEALVEKSRQAGVQRQELAALLVRAQAWLGQGQTAQATADLERALALSEALHWGGAEVRQLYAELELRQQNPKAALRLAQQALEAAQTEAQQINALYSRGGAWLALGAFKNARADLEQALTLHESRPRLQCVSEQALRTRLAMTME; the protein is encoded by the coding sequence ATGCTGCAAATTGAGCTCCTGGGCTTTCCACGCATAACCCGTGAAGGGCAGGAAGTTTCCCTACCCCGCAAAGCGGTGGCACTGCTGGCCTATCTGGCCCTCGAGGGCGACCAGCCCCGCAGCCGGCTGGTGGGGCTTTTGTGGGGGAGCCAGGCCGAGACCGAGGCCCGCCACAGCTTGAGGCAGGTGCTCTACCAGATCGGCAAAAGCTCCGCCGGGCCCCATCTGCGGGCCGCGCGTGAGCGGCTGGGACTAGAAGACTTTTGGCTGGACGTGCAGGTTTTTAGGGAGCGGGTAGAAAAACAGGACTGGCCCCCGGCCCTGGCCCTGTACCGAGGGACCTTGTTGGAGGGCTTTGAGCTGGGGGAAGAGGGCTTCGCCCTGTGGCTGGAGGAGTGGCGCGAGCGGCTGGGGCGGCTTTGGGCCAAGGCCCAAGAGGGCCGGGCGGGAGCGCTCCTGGCCAGTGGGCAGACCCCGGCAGCCCTGGAACACTACCTCGAGCTTATCCGCCACGACCCGCTGCAAGAACACTTCCACCGCGAGGCCATGCGGCTTTATGCGGCGCTAGGGCAGACCGAGGCGGCGCTGGGCCAGTATCGGCGGCTTTGTGAGGTTTTGCAGCAGGAACTGGCCCTGGAGCCCCTGCCCGAAACCCAGGCCTTAGCCGAGCAGATCCGCCGGCGCAAAGCGGCTCCCCAGGTTCAGCCCAAAGCCTCCCAGGGCCCCTTCCTCTACCCCCCGCTGGTGGGGCGCGAGGCAGCCCTGGAGCAGCTCGAGGTGGCCTGGCAGGCGGGGAGCATCCTGCTCATCGCCGGGCCCGCCGGGGTGGGCAAGACCCGCCTGGCCCAGGCGTTTCTGGCCGACAAAGGGCCCTGCACCGTGCTCGAGGGGCAGCCAGGCGACGGCCCCACCCCCTACGCCTCCATGACCCGATGGCTGCACCGGGCCCTGGACACGAACCCGGAGGCAAGCCTCAAAAGCTGGGTACGCCTCGAGGCCTCCCGGCTGGTTCCCGGGCTTTCGGACACCCCCCCGCCACCCCTGGACGAGGCCGGGCAGATGCGGTTTTTTGCTGCGCTGCGGGAGCTGTTGACCCTGGCCGGCAGCCCGGTATTTCTAAGCGAAGACGCACATTACAGCGACCCCTGGAGCCTGCGGGCCCTGGCGGCGGGTTTGGGAGGCGCCCGGCTCATCGCCACCTTCCGGCCCGACGAGCTAGCACCCGAGGTAGCCCAGCGCTACCAGGACTGGCGCCAAAGCCAGGCGGCACTCTGGCTCGAGCTCGAGCCCCTCAACGAGCCCCAGGTGGCCGAGTTGGTGGCCCGGCTCTCGGGGCGACCCGCACAGCTTTTTCCCCGGCGGCTCTACCAGGCCACGGGGGGTAACCCGTTGTTTGTGGTAGAGACCCTGCGCGGCCTGTTCGAGTCGGGAGCTTTGCGCCTGGGCGAGGGCGACATCTGGGAGACCCCCTACGACGAAACCACCCACGACTACGCCGAACTGCCCATCGCGCCCAGCGTGCGCCAAACCATCCTGAGGCGCCTAGAACGCCAGGGTGCGGCAGTAGGGCGCTGCCTGGAGGTGGCCGCCCTGGTCGCCGACGGCAGCTTTGACTGCACCCTCCTGTCCGAGGCCACCGCGCTTTCGGACTGGGAGGTCTCCGAGGCGCTGGAACAGGCCCGGCGAGCCCGGCTGATTGACCCGGCCCCGGAGGGCTACCGCTTTAGCCACGACCTAATGGCCCGCACCATCGCCGAGGCCCTGGGGCCCGACCGCCGCCGGCTCATCTCGGCCCGCTTGGCCCGGCACTACGCCGGACGGGGCGCCCATCCGGCCCGGGTGGCAGGCTACTTCGAGGCTGCAGGACAGCCCCAGGAAGCCGTGGGCTGGTGGCTTCAGGCTGCTCAGCAGGCCCACGACCTACGGGCCTTCTGCGAGGCCGACGGGTACTACCGGCAAGCTCTGGAAGCCATGCCCTCAGGGCATCCCCGGCGCTTCGAGGCCGCCTCCCGGCGCTTCTACCTGGGCCGCCAGGTGGGCCTCTGCAGCCCCGAGGCCCAGCTCGAGCAACTCGAGGGTCTGCAGCAAATGGCCCAGACCGCCCTCGAGCAGGCCCAGGTCTGGTTTTTTCGCAGCATGGCTCTCGACGATCGGCACGACCTGACAGGCGCCCTGGAGGCCAGCCGCCAGGCCTACCGGTACGCGCTGCAGGTCTCCGCGGCCGAGGCCTTCTATCCGCTGGTCTTTGTGACCCACTACCAGCGCGACCTAGGGTTGCTGGAGGAGGCCCATCAGGGCGGGCTGGAGGCGCTCCAGCTGGCCCAAAGCCTCACCCCCTACCACCAAATCGAGGCCCTGCTTTGCCACAGCCTGACCCTGATGCTCTCTGGCCAGCCGGAGACGGCGCTGGCCCATGTCGCGCAGGCCGAAGCCCAGATGCAACGGCACAGCCCGGCACCCTCGAGTTTCTGGCTTCTGCAAGAGCGCGTTGGAGGGGCGCGGGCCCGGGTGCTTAACAGCCTGGGGCGGTTCGACGAGGCAGCAGCGCAGGTGGAGGCCCTGGTAGAAAAATCCCGCCAGGCCGGGGTGCAGCGCCAGGAGCTGGCGGCCCTCTTGGTGCGGGCCCAGGCCTGGCTGGGGCAGGGCCAGACTGCCCAGGCCACCGCCGACCTCGAGCGGGCTTTGGCGCTTTCGGAGGCGCTGCACTGGGGCGGGGCCGAAGTACGGCAGCTTTACGCCGAGCTCGAGCTTAGGCAACAAAACCCCAAGGCCGCCCTGCGCCTGGCCCAGCAAGCCCTGGAGGCTGCTCAGACCGAAGCCCAGCAGATCAACGCGCTGTACAGCCGGGGCGGAGCCTGGCTGGCTTTGGGTGCATTCAAGAATGCCCGGGCCGACCTCGAGCAGGCCCTTACCCTGCACGAAAGCCGGCCCCGTCTTCAATGCGTCAGCGAGCAAGCCCTCCGAACCCGACTGGCAATGACGATGGAGTGA
- the xdhB gene encoding xanthine dehydrogenase molybdopterin binding subunit, with the protein MRAVGKAIPHESAPLHVTGRALYTDDLLPRYPNALHAWPVQAPHAHARIVRLEVQPAYGVPGVVRVLTAKDVPGLNDSGLKGDEPLFPDEVMYFGQAVAWVLAESEEAARLGAERVEVEYEPLPAILSIQEAIRQGSFQGAMLHARRGDVERALQESARVLEGELELGGQEHFYLETQASLALLDEAGHLLVHSSTQHPSETQEIVAQVLGLPRNRVTVQCIRMGGGFGGKEVQANPYAAVAALGAYLTHRPVRVRLNRLQDITLTGKRHPFYARWKVGFSQDGLVNALQMELFSDGGWSQDLSEPVMARAVCHADNAYYIPHMDVKGRVCKTHKTSQTAFRGFGGPQGMVFIEEVMDRVARSLGLPPEVVRERNFYRQEGGRNITPYGQEVKDVERIQLIWEELKQSALFERRRLEVAEFNRQNPHRKRGLAITPVKFGISFNFTTYNQAGALVLIYQDGSVQVNHGGTEMGQGLHTKIQQIAAEALGVPLEAIRVMPTRTDKVPNTSATAASTGADLNGGAVRDACEKIKARLAVVAAQKLGVHPADVVFEDGQVWSLWKPQERLSFTEVVKTAYAQRVQLFADGFYRTPGLHWDKTRMWGKPFHYFAFGAAVSEVEVDGFTGQYALRRVDILHDVGDSLSPLVDLGQVEGGFIQGLGWLTLEDLRWDEKGQVATRSASTYKLPSFSELPEVFNVRLLPRATEPGVVYGSKAVGEPPLMLAISVREALKDAVAAFGGGIVELASPATPEAVYWAIEKVRQRALVTGD; encoded by the coding sequence ATGAGAGCGGTCGGAAAGGCTATTCCTCACGAGTCGGCCCCCCTGCACGTGACCGGGCGGGCCCTCTACACCGACGACCTGCTGCCCCGCTACCCAAACGCCCTCCACGCCTGGCCGGTGCAGGCCCCCCATGCTCACGCCCGTATTGTGCGGCTGGAGGTTCAGCCTGCTTACGGGGTACCGGGGGTGGTGCGGGTGCTCACCGCGAAGGACGTGCCGGGCCTCAACGACTCGGGGCTCAAGGGCGACGAGCCGCTGTTCCCCGATGAGGTGATGTACTTCGGCCAGGCGGTGGCCTGGGTGCTGGCCGAGAGCGAGGAAGCCGCCCGGCTGGGGGCCGAGCGGGTGGAGGTGGAGTACGAGCCGCTGCCAGCCATTCTGAGCATTCAGGAAGCCATCCGGCAGGGGAGCTTCCAGGGCGCGATGCTACATGCCAGGCGTGGCGATGTGGAACGGGCTTTGCAGGAATCGGCGCGGGTACTGGAGGGCGAGCTCGAGCTCGGTGGGCAGGAACACTTCTATTTGGAAACCCAGGCCTCGCTGGCCCTGCTCGATGAGGCCGGCCACCTGCTGGTGCATTCCTCCACCCAGCACCCTTCCGAAACCCAGGAGATTGTGGCGCAGGTGCTGGGCCTGCCGCGCAACCGGGTCACGGTGCAGTGCATCCGGATGGGCGGGGGCTTCGGCGGCAAGGAGGTTCAAGCCAACCCCTATGCGGCGGTGGCGGCCCTGGGGGCCTATCTGACTCACCGCCCGGTGCGGGTGCGGCTCAACCGGCTTCAGGACATCACCCTCACCGGCAAGCGCCATCCCTTTTATGCCCGCTGGAAGGTGGGTTTTTCCCAGGATGGCCTGGTGAATGCTCTTCAGATGGAACTCTTTTCCGACGGCGGCTGGTCGCAAGACCTGAGCGAGCCGGTGATGGCCCGGGCGGTCTGTCATGCCGACAACGCCTATTACATCCCCCACATGGATGTGAAAGGCCGGGTCTGCAAGACCCACAAGACCTCGCAGACGGCCTTCCGGGGCTTTGGCGGGCCGCAGGGGATGGTCTTTATCGAAGAGGTGATGGACCGGGTGGCCCGCAGCCTGGGCCTGCCCCCCGAGGTGGTGCGGGAACGCAACTTCTACCGGCAAGAGGGCGGCAGGAACATCACTCCCTACGGCCAGGAAGTAAAGGATGTGGAGCGCATCCAACTCATCTGGGAAGAACTCAAGCAGAGCGCCCTGTTTGAGCGGCGCCGGCTCGAGGTAGCCGAGTTCAATCGGCAAAACCCCCACCGCAAGCGGGGCCTGGCCATCACCCCGGTCAAGTTTGGCATCTCCTTCAACTTCACCACCTACAACCAGGCCGGGGCGCTGGTGCTGATCTACCAGGACGGCTCGGTGCAGGTCAATCACGGCGGCACCGAGATGGGCCAGGGACTGCACACCAAAATCCAGCAGATTGCCGCCGAGGCCCTGGGGGTGCCGCTCGAGGCCATCCGGGTGATGCCCACCCGCACCGACAAGGTGCCCAACACCTCGGCCACCGCGGCCTCTACCGGGGCCGACCTGAACGGCGGGGCCGTGCGGGATGCTTGCGAGAAAATAAAAGCCCGCCTGGCCGTGGTAGCGGCGCAAAAGCTGGGGGTTCATCCCGCCGATGTGGTCTTCGAGGACGGCCAGGTATGGAGCCTCTGGAAGCCCCAAGAGCGGCTGAGCTTTACCGAGGTTGTAAAGACCGCCTATGCCCAGCGGGTGCAGCTCTTTGCTGACGGCTTCTACCGCACCCCGGGGCTTCACTGGGACAAGACCCGCATGTGGGGTAAGCCTTTCCACTACTTCGCTTTTGGGGCAGCGGTGAGCGAGGTGGAAGTGGATGGCTTTACGGGGCAGTACGCCCTGCGCCGGGTGGACATCCTGCACGACGTGGGCGACTCGCTTTCGCCCTTGGTGGACCTGGGCCAGGTGGAAGGGGGATTCATCCAGGGCCTGGGCTGGCTCACCCTGGAGGATCTGCGCTGGGACGAGAAGGGCCAGGTGGCCACCCGCTCGGCCAGCACCTACAAGCTGCCCAGCTTCTCCGAGCTGCCCGAGGTCTTCAACGTGCGGCTTTTGCCCCGGGCCACCGAGCCAGGGGTGGTGTACGGCTCCAAAGCGGTGGGGGAGCCCCCCCTGATGCTGGCCATCTCGGTGCGCGAAGCCCTGAAGGACGCGGTGGCGGCTTTTGGGGGGGGCATCGTAGAACTGGCCTCGCCGGCCACGCCCGAGGCGGTCTACTGGGCCATCGAGAAGGTGCGGCAGAGGGCCTTGGTTACGGGGGATTGA
- the xdhC gene encoding xanthine dehydrogenase accessory protein XdhC, translating to MRWFEHLSRLTEQKVPLVLVTLLSVRGHAPREAGAKMLVTEDAAYGTIGGGNLEATAIGLARKMLEEGGRAPQVHTLRLTENAPAEHGVQCCGGEVQVLLEAIHPNRPTVALFGVGHVGWALAKVLSILPIELWLVDSRADMLHEERLKPLQDAARLRVFQAPILDSVVQDLPAGAHLVVMTHDHAEDLFVLEAALRRGDLGFIGLIGSAVKWRNFQHKLLQQGLSQADLARVTCPIGLPLTRSKAPEAIAIAVAAQLLPLLVGRGEAQSPTPKAESASEDERQRSTADG from the coding sequence GTGCGTTGGTTTGAGCACCTTTCCCGCCTGACCGAGCAAAAAGTGCCGCTGGTGTTGGTCACGCTGCTTTCGGTGCGGGGCCACGCGCCGCGGGAGGCCGGGGCCAAGATGCTGGTGACTGAGGATGCAGCCTACGGAACCATCGGCGGGGGGAACCTCGAGGCCACCGCCATCGGGCTGGCCCGGAAGATGCTGGAGGAGGGGGGCCGGGCCCCGCAGGTGCACACCCTGCGCCTCACCGAGAACGCCCCCGCCGAGCACGGGGTGCAGTGCTGCGGAGGGGAGGTGCAGGTTTTGCTCGAGGCCATCCATCCCAATCGCCCCACGGTGGCCCTCTTTGGGGTGGGGCATGTGGGCTGGGCCCTGGCCAAGGTACTCTCGATCCTGCCCATCGAGCTATGGCTGGTGGACTCGAGGGCCGACATGCTGCACGAGGAGCGCCTGAAGCCCCTGCAGGACGCGGCAAGGCTACGGGTCTTCCAGGCCCCCATCCTGGACAGCGTTGTTCAAGACCTGCCGGCGGGGGCCCACCTGGTGGTTATGACCCACGACCACGCCGAGGATTTGTTCGTGCTCGAGGCCGCCTTGCGCCGGGGCGACCTGGGCTTTATCGGCCTGATTGGCTCGGCGGTCAAGTGGCGCAACTTCCAGCACAAGCTCTTGCAGCAGGGCCTATCCCAGGCCGATTTGGCCCGGGTCACCTGCCCCATCGGCTTACCCCTCACCCGGAGCAAGGCTCCGGAGGCCATCGCTATTGCGGTGGCGGCGCAACTGCTGCCTTTGCTGGTGGGCAGGGGAGAGGCTCAGAGCCCAACGCCCAAGGCCGAAAGCGCCAGCGAGGATGAGCGGCAGCGGTCTACAGCCGATGGCTAG